One Malus domestica chromosome 11, GDT2T_hap1 genomic region harbors:
- the LOC139189278 gene encoding photosystem I reaction center subunit V, chloroplastic-like, with protein sequence MPTHHPKSFPPTFPSSQPPHNQSRYITPSPLLYKSHLLHKTNLHFSSNFHSPTPSSSTTKQMAATSSALFSAPSISSTAARHHQTLSPTQISFQGLRPLTKSSPPTKLGLIAPSTRRRSWVVKAELNPSLVISLSTGLSLFLGRFVFFNFQRENVAKQGLPEQNGVTHFEAGDTRAKEYVSLLKSNDPVGFNIVDVLAWGSIGHIVAYYILATSSNGYDPKFFE encoded by the coding sequence ATGCCAACTCACCATCCAAAATCTTTCCCTCCCACTTTCCCATCCTCACAACCTCCACACAACCAGTCGAGATATATCACCCCTTCCCCACTACTATACAAATCTCATCTCCTCCACAAAACCAACCTCCACTTTTCATCAAACTTCCACAGCCCAACACCCTCCTCGTCTACAACCAAACAAATGGCAGCCACCTCCTCCGCCTTGTTCTCAGCCCCATCCATCTCCTCCACCGCCGCAAGGCACCACCAGACCCTCTCACCAACCCAAATATCCTTCCAAGGCCTCAGACCCCTCACCAAGTCCTCCCCTCCCACCAAGCTGGGTTTGATTGCACCCAGCACCAGGAGAAGGTCATGGGTTGTGAAAGCTGAGCTGAACCCATCGCTGGTCATCAGCCTGAGCACcggtctctctctcttccttggGAGGTTTGTGTTCTTCAACTTCCAGAGAGAGAATGTGGCCAAGCAAGGGTTGCCGGAGCAGAACGGGGTGACACATTTCGAGGCTGGGGACACTAGGGCTAAGGAGTATGTGAGCCTCCTCAAGTCCAATGACCCTGTTGGGTTCAACATTGTGGATGTTTTGGCTTGGGGTTCTATTGGTCACATTGTGGCTTACTATATCTTGGCTACCTCTAGCAATGGCTATGATCCCAAGTTCTTTGAATGA